One part of the Paraglaciecola sp. L3A3 genome encodes these proteins:
- a CDS encoding Dyp-type peroxidase, translating into MSQAQKGICAEPNLHALYLTFTVVDDEVQAMRAKLAHVLDLFNHFDEEYYEAMVSGVIAIGTEYWYELYPRLIPQEMAPFPSMQCEDRGAPITPGDLFIQIKADRTDICHAIGTEVIQLLKPHVDLYEEISGFRYLDGRDLTGFVDGTENPKGMRKFAVAIVGDQDQEFAGGSYIHVQRYRHLMTKWQLLAVHNQEEIFGRSKADNIEFDSDKKAQFAHTKRTNLKDADGKSVEILRQSMPYGNMTVQGLYFISCASSPKPFTDMLRSMIFGDEQGEYDKLLDYTVAETGCAYFAPSINFIKQQAKE; encoded by the coding sequence ATGAGTCAAGCTCAAAAAGGCATTTGTGCAGAGCCTAATTTACATGCACTGTATTTAACTTTCACTGTAGTCGACGATGAAGTGCAGGCGATGCGCGCCAAGTTGGCCCATGTATTAGATTTATTCAATCATTTTGATGAAGAATACTATGAAGCCATGGTTTCTGGGGTGATTGCTATAGGTACTGAATATTGGTATGAGTTATACCCTAGACTCATTCCGCAAGAAATGGCGCCTTTCCCTAGTATGCAGTGCGAAGATCGTGGCGCACCAATCACACCGGGTGATTTGTTTATTCAAATAAAAGCCGACCGAACTGATATTTGCCATGCAATCGGCACAGAGGTGATCCAATTACTTAAACCTCATGTTGATTTATATGAAGAAATTTCTGGTTTTCGTTATTTAGACGGCAGAGATTTAACTGGTTTTGTGGATGGTACTGAAAACCCTAAAGGCATGCGTAAGTTTGCCGTGGCGATTGTGGGGGATCAAGATCAAGAGTTTGCTGGTGGAAGTTATATTCATGTTCAGCGTTATCGCCATCTGATGACTAAATGGCAATTGTTAGCAGTGCATAATCAAGAAGAAATTTTTGGTCGTAGCAAAGCGGATAATATTGAATTTGATAGCGATAAAAAAGCACAGTTTGCACATACTAAACGTACCAACTTAAAAGATGCTGATGGTAAAAGTGTCGAAATACTTAGACAAAGTATGCCTTATGGCAATATGACAGTGCAGGGTTTATATTTTATTTCTTGCGCCAGCAGCCCTAAACCATTTACCGATATGTTACGCAGTATGATATTTGGTGATGAGCAAGGAGAGTACGATAAGTTATTAGATTATACGGTAGCTGAAACAGGCTGTGCTTATTTCGCTCCTTCAATTAACTTTATTAAGCAACAAGCGAAAGAGTAA
- a CDS encoding outer membrane protein transport protein, protein MKLNKILLGSSLALLSLNTFGAAFQLAEHSASGLGRAFAGDAAIAENASVVARNPALMSQFTENQLSVVGTYVKPDVSLDGESAPAYSSAEALNNDSIAPGAFVPASYLVMPINDKWAVGLGLFSNFGLATDFPEDYAAGQLAGSTEILTVNLNTSVSYKVSEQFSLAAGLNYVYAEAELVRHAGPGLPAFLQGNYGSTLGVTNSTEAAKMDGDDAAFGWNVGFAWDISATSRLGFAYRSSVELDFEGEYSNQLPAAIGGLGGTSLDGKLAIELPSIAEFSGSHQLDDKWGLHYSVMWTEWSSFDRLEAYVPVSEEPVFAKDENFSDSFRYAIGADYQLNNETKLRAGIAYDKSPSDPNHQSISIPDTNRLWLSAGAEYTLSDASTIDLGLSILRGENRSFTETDNLGGEWGFASEGNAAIFAAQYNYSF, encoded by the coding sequence ATGAAATTAAACAAAATACTATTAGGCTCAAGCTTAGCCCTTTTATCATTAAATACCTTTGGTGCCGCCTTTCAGCTTGCAGAGCATAGCGCTTCTGGTTTAGGTCGTGCATTCGCGGGTGATGCTGCTATAGCAGAAAATGCTTCTGTCGTAGCTCGTAATCCAGCCTTGATGTCTCAATTTACAGAGAATCAGTTATCTGTTGTCGGCACTTATGTTAAGCCAGACGTTAGCCTCGATGGTGAAAGTGCACCTGCTTATTCAAGTGCTGAAGCCTTAAATAACGATAGTATTGCGCCAGGCGCTTTTGTTCCTGCAAGCTATTTAGTAATGCCTATTAATGACAAGTGGGCTGTTGGCTTAGGTTTGTTTTCCAATTTTGGTTTAGCTACTGATTTTCCCGAAGATTATGCAGCTGGACAATTAGCTGGCTCAACAGAAATCTTAACTGTTAACTTAAACACTAGCGTTTCTTATAAAGTAAGTGAGCAGTTTTCATTAGCTGCGGGTTTGAACTATGTATACGCAGAAGCAGAGTTAGTACGTCATGCTGGTCCTGGACTACCGGCTTTCTTACAAGGCAATTATGGCTCAACTTTAGGCGTTACCAATAGCACTGAAGCCGCAAAAATGGATGGTGATGATGCTGCCTTTGGTTGGAATGTAGGTTTTGCTTGGGATATTTCTGCAACATCTCGTTTAGGTTTCGCATACCGTAGTTCTGTAGAATTAGATTTTGAAGGTGAATATAGTAATCAACTTCCTGCTGCGATAGGTGGTTTAGGTGGTACTTCGTTAGACGGTAAATTGGCTATTGAACTACCAAGCATTGCTGAATTTTCTGGTAGCCATCAATTAGATGATAAATGGGGACTACACTATAGTGTCATGTGGACTGAGTGGAGTAGTTTTGACAGGTTAGAAGCGTATGTTCCAGTCAGTGAAGAGCCGGTATTTGCAAAAGACGAAAACTTTAGTGATAGCTTCCGCTATGCAATTGGTGCCGATTATCAGTTAAATAATGAGACAAAATTACGTGCAGGTATCGCTTATGACAAATCGCCTAGCGATCCAAATCATCAATCAATCTCTATTCCCGATACTAACCGTTTATGGTTAAGTGCTGGGGCTGAATATACCTTAAGTGATGCTTCAACTATTGATTTAGGGTTAAGTATTTTACGTGGTGAAAACCGAAGTTTTACCGAAACAGATAACCTTGGTGGTGAATGGGGATTTGCTAGTGAAGGTAACGCCGCTATTTTTGCAGCCCAATATAACTACTCTTTCTAA
- a CDS encoding Nramp family divalent metal transporter yields the protein MSNIKTFFKSLLPGIFLFGFTVGTGSVTAMAKAGADYGMSLLWTIFISCAITYFLISLFGKFTLVTGLTALQSFRKHIHPAVSIFFIVALTTQICGSVIGVMGILADVCYEWSKNFVDGGISPLYFAIFFIAFVYIIFLIGKTEVFEKVLAIFVAVMAVCFLINFFILMPPAIEILKGMVPNVPDTGPNKSSFLVIASMVGTTVFSGLFILRTILVKEAGWTMADLKVQNRDALFAAFLMFIVSTSIMAAAAGSLFIQGITLVNVTQMINLLEPLAGASAVAIFTIGLIAAGVSSQFPNVALLPWLLDDFHQRKTNLKRPSYRIMALVISCLGLIVPVFNAKPIAVMVSSQAFGALVLPATVGCIFYIGNKKELMGEHKFSTVTNAILSMIFIFALVMSYMSYSGILSTLQAL from the coding sequence ATGAGTAACATCAAAACGTTTTTTAAATCCCTCTTGCCTGGCATATTTTTGTTTGGCTTTACTGTCGGGACAGGTAGTGTGACAGCTATGGCAAAAGCGGGGGCTGATTACGGCATGTCCTTACTTTGGACTATTTTTATTTCATGTGCCATAACCTACTTTTTAATTTCGCTATTCGGTAAATTCACCTTAGTCACAGGGCTGACCGCACTGCAGTCTTTTAGAAAGCATATTCACCCAGCCGTTAGTATCTTTTTTATTGTAGCGCTAACAACACAGATATGTGGAAGTGTCATTGGTGTCATGGGGATATTAGCTGACGTTTGCTATGAGTGGTCGAAGAACTTTGTGGATGGCGGTATCTCACCTTTGTACTTCGCTATATTTTTTATAGCCTTCGTATATATTATTTTTCTGATCGGTAAAACTGAAGTTTTTGAAAAAGTATTAGCTATTTTTGTCGCCGTTATGGCGGTATGTTTTTTGATCAACTTCTTTATTTTGATGCCCCCTGCGATAGAAATATTAAAGGGTATGGTGCCGAATGTGCCAGATACAGGCCCCAATAAAAGTTCATTCTTGGTTATAGCTTCAATGGTCGGAACCACTGTGTTCTCTGGCTTATTTATACTACGTACCATACTTGTTAAAGAGGCGGGTTGGACCATGGCTGATTTAAAAGTGCAAAATAGAGATGCTCTTTTTGCCGCATTTTTGATGTTTATTGTCAGTACTTCAATTATGGCTGCCGCCGCCGGATCTTTGTTTATTCAAGGCATTACGCTAGTTAACGTAACGCAAATGATAAATTTATTGGAACCACTTGCAGGTGCTTCAGCTGTGGCTATTTTTACTATAGGTTTGATCGCAGCGGGGGTATCGTCGCAGTTTCCAAATGTAGCGTTATTGCCTTGGTTATTAGACGACTTCCATCAGCGAAAAACTAATCTTAAACGACCTAGTTATAGAATTATGGCGCTGGTTATCTCTTGTTTAGGTTTAATTGTGCCAGTATTTAATGCTAAACCTATTGCAGTTATGGTCAGTTCACAGGCTTTTGGTGCCTTAGTATTACCTGCTACAGTTGGTTGCATTTTTTATATCGGCAATAAAAAAGAGTTAATGGGTGAACATAAATTTTCAACTGTGACTAACGCCATATTATCCATGATATTCATTTTTGCCTTGGTCATGAGTTATATGAGCTATAGCGGTATTCTCTCTACCTTACAGGCATTGTAG
- a CDS encoding class I mannose-6-phosphate isomerase — translation MNKIIKFSSNRVWRTYQGGKLLDTIEGKVNPIDSSFPEDWIGSTVEARNVGREHISEGLALVTADDGQSVAFRDLLQDQQEYFLGKSGDTLRSMDDIPLVKYLDSSTRLHFQAHPTREFAQQRLSLPRGKTEAYVILETREDISEPYIYAGFQRSPSRAQLKEWIETQDIKSIESCFDPIPVKPGDVFLLPGGRPHALGEGILMLEIMEPSDLAVRFEFERCGYEIPEQARFMGKGIETALDVFNYEPVPPNEVDKEFRCQPSVLMTDEHNNCLEELIGAKNTSCFTVKRASVNGHFKRNEDAFFYGIVTHGSGTLRIGDEVTQLNRWDRFFCPAGVEKFIYETDSAMSILECYPGNS, via the coding sequence ATGAATAAAATTATTAAATTCTCGTCCAACCGTGTTTGGCGTACTTATCAAGGCGGCAAGCTACTTGATACGATAGAAGGCAAAGTAAACCCTATAGATTCAAGCTTTCCCGAAGATTGGATAGGTTCTACTGTTGAAGCCCGTAATGTTGGTCGCGAGCATATTTCAGAAGGTTTAGCTCTGGTAACAGCCGATGATGGACAGTCTGTAGCTTTTCGCGATTTATTACAGGATCAGCAAGAATACTTTTTGGGGAAAAGCGGCGACACTTTGCGGTCAATGGATGATATTCCTTTGGTTAAATATTTAGACAGCTCAACTCGTTTGCATTTTCAGGCCCATCCTACCCGTGAATTTGCCCAACAGAGGTTAAGTTTGCCTCGTGGTAAAACCGAAGCTTACGTGATCCTTGAAACTCGTGAAGATATCAGTGAACCCTACATTTATGCCGGCTTTCAACGCTCACCTAGTCGTGCGCAGTTAAAAGAATGGATTGAAACGCAAGATATTAAGTCCATAGAAAGTTGTTTTGACCCTATTCCTGTCAAACCTGGAGATGTGTTCTTACTGCCGGGGGGACGGCCACATGCTTTAGGCGAAGGTATATTAATGCTTGAAATCATGGAGCCTTCAGACTTAGCTGTAAGGTTTGAATTTGAGCGCTGTGGATATGAGATCCCAGAACAAGCAAGGTTTATGGGCAAGGGTATTGAAACCGCTTTGGACGTTTTTAATTATGAACCGGTTCCCCCTAATGAAGTGGATAAGGAGTTTCGTTGTCAACCTAGTGTATTGATGACAGATGAGCATAATAATTGCCTTGAAGAGCTTATAGGAGCTAAAAACACTTCTTGCTTTACGGTTAAGCGCGCATCAGTTAATGGTCACTTTAAACGTAATGAAGATGCTTTTTTCTATGGAATTGTAACTCATGGTTCGGGGACGCTTCGAATCGGAGATGAAGTCACTCAGCTTAATCGTTGGGATCGATTTTTCTGCCCGGCCGGCGTTGAAAAGTTCATATACGAAACAGACTCGGCTATGTCTATCCTAGAATGTTATCCGGGGAATAGTTGA